In Cicer arietinum cultivar CDC Frontier isolate Library 1 chromosome 1, Cicar.CDCFrontier_v2.0, whole genome shotgun sequence, one DNA window encodes the following:
- the LOC101504950 gene encoding telomere repeat-binding protein 2 isoform X1 — protein MVAQKRIDYEFHGYQVPTKPRAARSTRKRDIFQKRVEDNKMCAFDLLATVADTLLQEKQNPITSSDGSSKKDQHGFIKEEGQDANKPLKAELPDEASRDRRHQHGFVKEGCLDANKPLKTEFSDDGSSDKKCFSTLSSQVYDQNFCLKENPHLEIDGQSCIASIVTSSSCSERLVSDILVNGKSRSEMKNVTSKVELGSSRYLDCSDCNLDGDVSKVKDELQKSEKVPLGTGTGMCCFEDTMDEKPPALVSSGGNAKLSQYDDSLPRSSLLRRCDNVTVVSKDDDENVLGCAHPSSKTKSFRSKTCIGDQRIRKRLASKYRKVARESKHDTLSNNVSDRNFNPVYSSRKNYSKRQISQMNIPFKKRKIFDCGSTSNSNGDVRNGCTYYSPKNDMNQGGSRSSSWMRKDPEMSSLAAHHNSTLRSRDSHVKLRIKSFRVPELFIEIPETATIGSLKKAVMEAVTTLIRGGLRVGMILHGKKLRDDSKTLLQTGISHDNELDALGFTLEPNSSSQSLPLICAKDFLHVPSADTPRSLIGHSSSPAVIHPTQRILGFSDTEHQVTGLGNLVESDHDSAPSPINPLGGQKLSASKELTPIPEMGTEGLAMLPVDQKPKRTEISQRRIRRPFSVAEVEALVEAVETLGTGRWRDVKLRAFDDAKHRTYVDLKCRINGKHWSIRQEYPLNKEEGSLYHKNFWIGSLLLMHIGPNSNKLSNRSRITLKLAFYYNIGGC, from the exons ATGGTGGCGCAGAAGAGGATAGATTATGAATTTCATGGCTATCAGGTGCCAACCAAGCCTCGTGCCGCACGATCAACTAGG AAGAGagatatatttcaaaaaaggGTGGAGGACAATAAAATGTGTGCATTTGATTTATTGGCCACCGTAGCCGACACTTTATTGCAAGAGAAACAGAATCCAATTACATCTAGTGATGGATCATCAAAAAAAGATCAGCATGGATTCATTAAAGAAGAGGGCCAAGATGCAAATAAACCATTAAAAGCTGAGCTCCCTGATGAAGCAAGTCGTGACAGAAGACATCAACATGGATTTGTTAAGGAAGGTTGCCTGGATGCAAATAAACCCTTGAAAACCGAGTTTTCTGATGATGGAAGTAGCGACAAGAAATGTTTCTCTACTCTTTCGTCACAGGTCTACGACCAAAATTTCTGTTTGAAGGAAAATCCGCATCTTGAAATCGATGGTCAGTCATGCATTGCTTCTATAGTAACAAGTTCTAGTTGCTCAGAGAGGTTAGTTTCTGACATTTTGGTGAATGGAAAAAGCCGTAGTGAAATGAAAAATGTTACTAGCAAAGTTGAATTAGGATCCTCTAGATATCTAGATTGTAGTGATTGCAACTTAGATGGTGATGTAAGTAAAGTAAAGGATGAGCTACAAAAATCTGAGAAGGTGCCACTTGGTACTGGGACTGGAATGTGCTGTTTTGAGGATACGATGGATGAAAAACCTCCTGCGCTAGTTAGTTCAGGTGGCAATGCCAAGTTGTCTCAGTATGATGATAGCTTGCCTCGTAGCTCACTGCTCAGACGTTGTGATAATGTAACAGTAGTTAGTAAAGATGACGACGAAAACGTTTTGGGGTGTGCTCACCCTAGTTCAAAAACAAAGTCCTTTAGGTCAAAGACTTGTATAGGTGATCAAAGAATAAGGAAAAGATTAGCTTCTAAATATCGGAAAGTTGCTCGAGAATCAAAGCATGATACACTTTCTAACAATG TTTCGGATAGAAATTTCAACCCAGTATACAGCAGTAGGAAGAACTATTCTAAACGCCAAATATCTCAAATGAATATTCCTTTCAAAAAGAGGAAGATTTTCGACTGCGGCTCGACTTCAAATTCTAATGGAGATGTCAGAAATGGTTGCACTTATTATTCACCGAAGAATGACATGAATCAAGGTGGTTCTCGTTCATCATCATGGATGCGCAAAG ATCCTGAAATGTCGTCTTTGGCAGCACATCATAATTCCACATTACGATCTAGAGATTCACATG TGAAGCTTAGGATCAAATCATTTAGAGTGCCAGAGCTTTTCATTGAGATTCCTGAAACTGCAACCATTGGTTCCTTGAAG AAGGCAGTGATGGAGGCAGTGACTACACTAATTCGAGGTGGATTGCGTGTTGGTATGATTCTCCATGGAAAGAAGCTTAGAGATGACAGTAAAACTCTACTTCAGACCGGAATTTCTCATGATAACGAGCTGGATGCTTTGGGCTTCACCCTGGAGCCTAATTCTTCCTCTCAAAGCCTACCACTCATATGTGCTAAAGATTTTCTTCATGTTCCGAGTGCAGACACGCCTCGATCTTTAATAGG GCATTCTTCCAGTCCAGCTGTAATTCATCCGACTCAGAGGATTCTAGGTTTCTCCGACACTGAGCATCAAGTAACTGGTTTAGGTAACCTTGTTGAAAGTGATCACGATTCAGCACCTTCTCCTATCAATCCATTAGGCGGACAAAAATTGTCAGCTTCCAAAGAACTTACTCCTATTCCCGAAATGGGTACGGAGGGACTGGCTATGCTACCAGTGGACCAGAAACCAAAGCGAACTGAGATTTCACAGCGGCGAATTCGTAGGCCTTTTTCTGTTGCCGAAGTGGAAGCGCTGGTTGAAGCAGTTGAGACACTTGGTACTGGAAG GTGGCGTGATGTTAAACTTCGTGCTTTTGATGATGCAAAGCATAGGACATATGTGGATTTGAAG TGCAGGATAAATGGAAAACATTGGTCCATACGGCAAGAATATCCCCTCAACAAAGAAGAGGGGAGCCTGTACCACAAGAACTTTTGGATAGGGTCCTTACTGCTCATGCATATTGGTCCCAACAGCAACAAACTAAGCAACAGATCAAGAATCACCCTGAAACTTGCCTTCTACTATAATATAGGAGGGTGTTGA
- the LOC101504950 gene encoding telomere repeat-binding protein 3 isoform X2, with protein MVAQKRIDYEFHGYQVPTKPRAARSTRRDIFQKRVEDNKMCAFDLLATVADTLLQEKQNPITSSDGSSKKDQHGFIKEEGQDANKPLKAELPDEASRDRRHQHGFVKEGCLDANKPLKTEFSDDGSSDKKCFSTLSSQVYDQNFCLKENPHLEIDGQSCIASIVTSSSCSERLVSDILVNGKSRSEMKNVTSKVELGSSRYLDCSDCNLDGDVSKVKDELQKSEKVPLGTGTGMCCFEDTMDEKPPALVSSGGNAKLSQYDDSLPRSSLLRRCDNVTVVSKDDDENVLGCAHPSSKTKSFRSKTCIGDQRIRKRLASKYRKVARESKHDTLSNNVSDRNFNPVYSSRKNYSKRQISQMNIPFKKRKIFDCGSTSNSNGDVRNGCTYYSPKNDMNQGGSRSSSWMRKDPEMSSLAAHHNSTLRSRDSHVKLRIKSFRVPELFIEIPETATIGSLKKAVMEAVTTLIRGGLRVGMILHGKKLRDDSKTLLQTGISHDNELDALGFTLEPNSSSQSLPLICAKDFLHVPSADTPRSLIGHSSSPAVIHPTQRILGFSDTEHQVTGLGNLVESDHDSAPSPINPLGGQKLSASKELTPIPEMGTEGLAMLPVDQKPKRTEISQRRIRRPFSVAEVEALVEAVETLGTGRWRDVKLRAFDDAKHRTYVDLKCRINGKHWSIRQEYPLNKEEGSLYHKNFWIGSLLLMHIGPNSNKLSNRSRITLKLAFYYNIGGC; from the exons ATGGTGGCGCAGAAGAGGATAGATTATGAATTTCATGGCTATCAGGTGCCAACCAAGCCTCGTGCCGCACGATCAACTAGG AGagatatatttcaaaaaaggGTGGAGGACAATAAAATGTGTGCATTTGATTTATTGGCCACCGTAGCCGACACTTTATTGCAAGAGAAACAGAATCCAATTACATCTAGTGATGGATCATCAAAAAAAGATCAGCATGGATTCATTAAAGAAGAGGGCCAAGATGCAAATAAACCATTAAAAGCTGAGCTCCCTGATGAAGCAAGTCGTGACAGAAGACATCAACATGGATTTGTTAAGGAAGGTTGCCTGGATGCAAATAAACCCTTGAAAACCGAGTTTTCTGATGATGGAAGTAGCGACAAGAAATGTTTCTCTACTCTTTCGTCACAGGTCTACGACCAAAATTTCTGTTTGAAGGAAAATCCGCATCTTGAAATCGATGGTCAGTCATGCATTGCTTCTATAGTAACAAGTTCTAGTTGCTCAGAGAGGTTAGTTTCTGACATTTTGGTGAATGGAAAAAGCCGTAGTGAAATGAAAAATGTTACTAGCAAAGTTGAATTAGGATCCTCTAGATATCTAGATTGTAGTGATTGCAACTTAGATGGTGATGTAAGTAAAGTAAAGGATGAGCTACAAAAATCTGAGAAGGTGCCACTTGGTACTGGGACTGGAATGTGCTGTTTTGAGGATACGATGGATGAAAAACCTCCTGCGCTAGTTAGTTCAGGTGGCAATGCCAAGTTGTCTCAGTATGATGATAGCTTGCCTCGTAGCTCACTGCTCAGACGTTGTGATAATGTAACAGTAGTTAGTAAAGATGACGACGAAAACGTTTTGGGGTGTGCTCACCCTAGTTCAAAAACAAAGTCCTTTAGGTCAAAGACTTGTATAGGTGATCAAAGAATAAGGAAAAGATTAGCTTCTAAATATCGGAAAGTTGCTCGAGAATCAAAGCATGATACACTTTCTAACAATG TTTCGGATAGAAATTTCAACCCAGTATACAGCAGTAGGAAGAACTATTCTAAACGCCAAATATCTCAAATGAATATTCCTTTCAAAAAGAGGAAGATTTTCGACTGCGGCTCGACTTCAAATTCTAATGGAGATGTCAGAAATGGTTGCACTTATTATTCACCGAAGAATGACATGAATCAAGGTGGTTCTCGTTCATCATCATGGATGCGCAAAG ATCCTGAAATGTCGTCTTTGGCAGCACATCATAATTCCACATTACGATCTAGAGATTCACATG TGAAGCTTAGGATCAAATCATTTAGAGTGCCAGAGCTTTTCATTGAGATTCCTGAAACTGCAACCATTGGTTCCTTGAAG AAGGCAGTGATGGAGGCAGTGACTACACTAATTCGAGGTGGATTGCGTGTTGGTATGATTCTCCATGGAAAGAAGCTTAGAGATGACAGTAAAACTCTACTTCAGACCGGAATTTCTCATGATAACGAGCTGGATGCTTTGGGCTTCACCCTGGAGCCTAATTCTTCCTCTCAAAGCCTACCACTCATATGTGCTAAAGATTTTCTTCATGTTCCGAGTGCAGACACGCCTCGATCTTTAATAGG GCATTCTTCCAGTCCAGCTGTAATTCATCCGACTCAGAGGATTCTAGGTTTCTCCGACACTGAGCATCAAGTAACTGGTTTAGGTAACCTTGTTGAAAGTGATCACGATTCAGCACCTTCTCCTATCAATCCATTAGGCGGACAAAAATTGTCAGCTTCCAAAGAACTTACTCCTATTCCCGAAATGGGTACGGAGGGACTGGCTATGCTACCAGTGGACCAGAAACCAAAGCGAACTGAGATTTCACAGCGGCGAATTCGTAGGCCTTTTTCTGTTGCCGAAGTGGAAGCGCTGGTTGAAGCAGTTGAGACACTTGGTACTGGAAG GTGGCGTGATGTTAAACTTCGTGCTTTTGATGATGCAAAGCATAGGACATATGTGGATTTGAAG TGCAGGATAAATGGAAAACATTGGTCCATACGGCAAGAATATCCCCTCAACAAAGAAGAGGGGAGCCTGTACCACAAGAACTTTTGGATAGGGTCCTTACTGCTCATGCATATTGGTCCCAACAGCAACAAACTAAGCAACAGATCAAGAATCACCCTGAAACTTGCCTTCTACTATAATATAGGAGGGTGTTGA
- the LOC101504950 gene encoding telomere repeat-binding protein 2 isoform X4 — translation MVAQKRIDYEFHGYQVPTKPRAARSTRKRDIFQKRVEDNKMCAFDLLATVADTLLQEKQNPITSSDGSSKKDQHGFIKEEGQDANKPLKAELPDEASRDRRHQHGFVKEGCLDANKPLKTEFSDDGSSDKKCFSTLSSQVYDQNFCLKENPHLEIDGQSCIASIVTSSSCSERLVSDILVNGKSRSEMKNVTSKVELGSSRYLDCSDCNLDGDVSKVKDELQKSEKVPLGTGTGMCCFEDTMDEKPPALVSSGGNAKLSQYDDSLPRSSLLRRCDNVTVVSKDDDENVLGCAHPSSKTKSFRSKTCIGDQRIRKRLASKYRKVARESKHDTLSNNVSDRNFNPVYSSRKNYSKRQISQMNIPFKKRKIFDCGSTSNSNGDVRNGCTYYSPKNDMNQGGSRSSSWMRKDPEMSSLAAHHNSTLRSRDSHVKLRIKSFRVPELFIEIPETATIGSLKKAVMEAVTTLIRGGLRVGMILHGKKLRDDSKTLLQTGISHDNELDALGFTLEPNSSSQSLPLICAKDFLHVPSADTPRSLIGHSSSPAVIHPTQRILGFSDTEHQVTGLGNLVESDHDSAPSPINPLGGQKLSASKELTPIPEMGTEGLAMLPVDQKPKRTEISQRRIRRPFSVAEVEALVEAVETLGTGRWRDVKLRAFDDAKHRTYVDLKDKWKTLVHTARISPQQRRGEPVPQELLDRVLTAHAYWSQQQQTKQQIKNHPETCLLL, via the exons ATGGTGGCGCAGAAGAGGATAGATTATGAATTTCATGGCTATCAGGTGCCAACCAAGCCTCGTGCCGCACGATCAACTAGG AAGAGagatatatttcaaaaaaggGTGGAGGACAATAAAATGTGTGCATTTGATTTATTGGCCACCGTAGCCGACACTTTATTGCAAGAGAAACAGAATCCAATTACATCTAGTGATGGATCATCAAAAAAAGATCAGCATGGATTCATTAAAGAAGAGGGCCAAGATGCAAATAAACCATTAAAAGCTGAGCTCCCTGATGAAGCAAGTCGTGACAGAAGACATCAACATGGATTTGTTAAGGAAGGTTGCCTGGATGCAAATAAACCCTTGAAAACCGAGTTTTCTGATGATGGAAGTAGCGACAAGAAATGTTTCTCTACTCTTTCGTCACAGGTCTACGACCAAAATTTCTGTTTGAAGGAAAATCCGCATCTTGAAATCGATGGTCAGTCATGCATTGCTTCTATAGTAACAAGTTCTAGTTGCTCAGAGAGGTTAGTTTCTGACATTTTGGTGAATGGAAAAAGCCGTAGTGAAATGAAAAATGTTACTAGCAAAGTTGAATTAGGATCCTCTAGATATCTAGATTGTAGTGATTGCAACTTAGATGGTGATGTAAGTAAAGTAAAGGATGAGCTACAAAAATCTGAGAAGGTGCCACTTGGTACTGGGACTGGAATGTGCTGTTTTGAGGATACGATGGATGAAAAACCTCCTGCGCTAGTTAGTTCAGGTGGCAATGCCAAGTTGTCTCAGTATGATGATAGCTTGCCTCGTAGCTCACTGCTCAGACGTTGTGATAATGTAACAGTAGTTAGTAAAGATGACGACGAAAACGTTTTGGGGTGTGCTCACCCTAGTTCAAAAACAAAGTCCTTTAGGTCAAAGACTTGTATAGGTGATCAAAGAATAAGGAAAAGATTAGCTTCTAAATATCGGAAAGTTGCTCGAGAATCAAAGCATGATACACTTTCTAACAATG TTTCGGATAGAAATTTCAACCCAGTATACAGCAGTAGGAAGAACTATTCTAAACGCCAAATATCTCAAATGAATATTCCTTTCAAAAAGAGGAAGATTTTCGACTGCGGCTCGACTTCAAATTCTAATGGAGATGTCAGAAATGGTTGCACTTATTATTCACCGAAGAATGACATGAATCAAGGTGGTTCTCGTTCATCATCATGGATGCGCAAAG ATCCTGAAATGTCGTCTTTGGCAGCACATCATAATTCCACATTACGATCTAGAGATTCACATG TGAAGCTTAGGATCAAATCATTTAGAGTGCCAGAGCTTTTCATTGAGATTCCTGAAACTGCAACCATTGGTTCCTTGAAG AAGGCAGTGATGGAGGCAGTGACTACACTAATTCGAGGTGGATTGCGTGTTGGTATGATTCTCCATGGAAAGAAGCTTAGAGATGACAGTAAAACTCTACTTCAGACCGGAATTTCTCATGATAACGAGCTGGATGCTTTGGGCTTCACCCTGGAGCCTAATTCTTCCTCTCAAAGCCTACCACTCATATGTGCTAAAGATTTTCTTCATGTTCCGAGTGCAGACACGCCTCGATCTTTAATAGG GCATTCTTCCAGTCCAGCTGTAATTCATCCGACTCAGAGGATTCTAGGTTTCTCCGACACTGAGCATCAAGTAACTGGTTTAGGTAACCTTGTTGAAAGTGATCACGATTCAGCACCTTCTCCTATCAATCCATTAGGCGGACAAAAATTGTCAGCTTCCAAAGAACTTACTCCTATTCCCGAAATGGGTACGGAGGGACTGGCTATGCTACCAGTGGACCAGAAACCAAAGCGAACTGAGATTTCACAGCGGCGAATTCGTAGGCCTTTTTCTGTTGCCGAAGTGGAAGCGCTGGTTGAAGCAGTTGAGACACTTGGTACTGGAAG GTGGCGTGATGTTAAACTTCGTGCTTTTGATGATGCAAAGCATAGGACATATGTGGATTTGAAG GATAAATGGAAAACATTGGTCCATACGGCAAGAATATCCCCTCAACAAAGAAGAGGGGAGCCTGTACCACAAGAACTTTTGGATAGGGTCCTTACTGCTCATGCATATTGGTCCCAACAGCAACAAACTAAGCAACAGATCAAGAATCACCCTGAAACTTGCCTTCTACTATAA
- the LOC101504950 gene encoding telomere repeat-binding protein 2 isoform X3 gives MVAQKRIDYEFHGYQVPTKPRAARSTRKRDIFQKRVEDNKMCAFDLLATVADTLLQEKQNPITSSDGSSKKDQHGFIKEEGQDANKPLKAELPDEASRDRRHQHGFVKEGCLDANKPLKTEFSDDGSSDKKCFSTLSSQVYDQNFCLKENPHLEIDGQSCIASIVTSSSCSERLVSDILVNGKSRSEMKNVTSKVELGSSRYLDCSDCNLDGDVSKVKDELQKSEKVPLGTGTGMCCFEDTMDEKPPALVSSGGNAKLSQYDDSLPRSSLLRRCDNVTVVSKDDDENVLGCAHPSSKTKSFRSKTCIGDQRIRKRLASKYRKVARESKHDTLSNNVSDRNFNPVYSSRKNYSKRQISQMNIPFKKRKIFDCGSTSNSNGDVRNGCTYYSPKNDMNQGGSRSSSWMRKDPEMSSLAAHHNSTLRSRDSHVKLRIKSFRVPELFIEIPETATIGSLKAVMEAVTTLIRGGLRVGMILHGKKLRDDSKTLLQTGISHDNELDALGFTLEPNSSSQSLPLICAKDFLHVPSADTPRSLIGHSSSPAVIHPTQRILGFSDTEHQVTGLGNLVESDHDSAPSPINPLGGQKLSASKELTPIPEMGTEGLAMLPVDQKPKRTEISQRRIRRPFSVAEVEALVEAVETLGTGRWRDVKLRAFDDAKHRTYVDLKCRINGKHWSIRQEYPLNKEEGSLYHKNFWIGSLLLMHIGPNSNKLSNRSRITLKLAFYYNIGGC, from the exons ATGGTGGCGCAGAAGAGGATAGATTATGAATTTCATGGCTATCAGGTGCCAACCAAGCCTCGTGCCGCACGATCAACTAGG AAGAGagatatatttcaaaaaaggGTGGAGGACAATAAAATGTGTGCATTTGATTTATTGGCCACCGTAGCCGACACTTTATTGCAAGAGAAACAGAATCCAATTACATCTAGTGATGGATCATCAAAAAAAGATCAGCATGGATTCATTAAAGAAGAGGGCCAAGATGCAAATAAACCATTAAAAGCTGAGCTCCCTGATGAAGCAAGTCGTGACAGAAGACATCAACATGGATTTGTTAAGGAAGGTTGCCTGGATGCAAATAAACCCTTGAAAACCGAGTTTTCTGATGATGGAAGTAGCGACAAGAAATGTTTCTCTACTCTTTCGTCACAGGTCTACGACCAAAATTTCTGTTTGAAGGAAAATCCGCATCTTGAAATCGATGGTCAGTCATGCATTGCTTCTATAGTAACAAGTTCTAGTTGCTCAGAGAGGTTAGTTTCTGACATTTTGGTGAATGGAAAAAGCCGTAGTGAAATGAAAAATGTTACTAGCAAAGTTGAATTAGGATCCTCTAGATATCTAGATTGTAGTGATTGCAACTTAGATGGTGATGTAAGTAAAGTAAAGGATGAGCTACAAAAATCTGAGAAGGTGCCACTTGGTACTGGGACTGGAATGTGCTGTTTTGAGGATACGATGGATGAAAAACCTCCTGCGCTAGTTAGTTCAGGTGGCAATGCCAAGTTGTCTCAGTATGATGATAGCTTGCCTCGTAGCTCACTGCTCAGACGTTGTGATAATGTAACAGTAGTTAGTAAAGATGACGACGAAAACGTTTTGGGGTGTGCTCACCCTAGTTCAAAAACAAAGTCCTTTAGGTCAAAGACTTGTATAGGTGATCAAAGAATAAGGAAAAGATTAGCTTCTAAATATCGGAAAGTTGCTCGAGAATCAAAGCATGATACACTTTCTAACAATG TTTCGGATAGAAATTTCAACCCAGTATACAGCAGTAGGAAGAACTATTCTAAACGCCAAATATCTCAAATGAATATTCCTTTCAAAAAGAGGAAGATTTTCGACTGCGGCTCGACTTCAAATTCTAATGGAGATGTCAGAAATGGTTGCACTTATTATTCACCGAAGAATGACATGAATCAAGGTGGTTCTCGTTCATCATCATGGATGCGCAAAG ATCCTGAAATGTCGTCTTTGGCAGCACATCATAATTCCACATTACGATCTAGAGATTCACATG TGAAGCTTAGGATCAAATCATTTAGAGTGCCAGAGCTTTTCATTGAGATTCCTGAAACTGCAACCATTGGTTCCTTGAAG GCAGTGATGGAGGCAGTGACTACACTAATTCGAGGTGGATTGCGTGTTGGTATGATTCTCCATGGAAAGAAGCTTAGAGATGACAGTAAAACTCTACTTCAGACCGGAATTTCTCATGATAACGAGCTGGATGCTTTGGGCTTCACCCTGGAGCCTAATTCTTCCTCTCAAAGCCTACCACTCATATGTGCTAAAGATTTTCTTCATGTTCCGAGTGCAGACACGCCTCGATCTTTAATAGG GCATTCTTCCAGTCCAGCTGTAATTCATCCGACTCAGAGGATTCTAGGTTTCTCCGACACTGAGCATCAAGTAACTGGTTTAGGTAACCTTGTTGAAAGTGATCACGATTCAGCACCTTCTCCTATCAATCCATTAGGCGGACAAAAATTGTCAGCTTCCAAAGAACTTACTCCTATTCCCGAAATGGGTACGGAGGGACTGGCTATGCTACCAGTGGACCAGAAACCAAAGCGAACTGAGATTTCACAGCGGCGAATTCGTAGGCCTTTTTCTGTTGCCGAAGTGGAAGCGCTGGTTGAAGCAGTTGAGACACTTGGTACTGGAAG GTGGCGTGATGTTAAACTTCGTGCTTTTGATGATGCAAAGCATAGGACATATGTGGATTTGAAG TGCAGGATAAATGGAAAACATTGGTCCATACGGCAAGAATATCCCCTCAACAAAGAAGAGGGGAGCCTGTACCACAAGAACTTTTGGATAGGGTCCTTACTGCTCATGCATATTGGTCCCAACAGCAACAAACTAAGCAACAGATCAAGAATCACCCTGAAACTTGCCTTCTACTATAATATAGGAGGGTGTTGA